One part of the [Synechococcus] sp. NIES-970 genome encodes these proteins:
- the cysM gene encoding cysteine synthase: MDIKDGFVGAVGNTPLIRLNSFSDATGCEILGKAEFLNPGGSVKDRAALYIIKDAEERGLLKPGGTVVEGTAGNTGIGLVHICNAKGYKCLIVIPETQSQEKIDLLRTLGAEVITVPAVPYADPNNYVKYSQRLAAETENAIWANQFDNLANRRAHYETTGPEIWAQTDGKVDAWTAATGTGGTYAGTAMYLKEKNPDLKCVVADPMGSVLYSYVKMGQLDREGSSITEGIGQGRITANMEGVPMDDAIRIDDQEAVRVVYQLLKKDGLFMGGSVGINVGAAYALAKKMGPGHTIVTVLCDGGARYQSRLFNPEWLASKGLVVDV; this comes from the coding sequence ATGGATATCAAAGACGGTTTTGTTGGAGCAGTCGGCAACACCCCCCTCATTCGCCTCAATAGCTTTAGTGACGCAACGGGCTGTGAAATTTTAGGGAAAGCAGAATTTCTCAACCCCGGTGGCTCCGTCAAAGACCGGGCTGCCCTCTACATCATTAAAGACGCCGAAGAACGAGGCCTCCTCAAGCCTGGTGGTACCGTTGTGGAAGGTACTGCGGGCAATACAGGCATTGGCCTGGTGCATATTTGCAATGCTAAGGGCTATAAATGTTTGATTGTGATCCCCGAAACCCAATCCCAGGAAAAAATTGACCTCCTCCGCACCCTTGGTGCTGAAGTAATCACCGTCCCTGCTGTGCCCTATGCTGACCCAAATAATTATGTGAAATATTCCCAGCGACTGGCAGCAGAAACTGAAAATGCGATCTGGGCCAACCAATTTGATAACCTCGCTAACCGCCGTGCCCACTACGAAACCACTGGCCCCGAAATTTGGGCCCAAACCGACGGCAAAGTTGACGCTTGGACAGCCGCCACGGGTACGGGAGGAACCTACGCGGGCACAGCGATGTACCTCAAGGAAAAAAATCCTGACCTCAAATGTGTTGTGGCCGACCCCATGGGCAGTGTCCTGTATAGCTATGTGAAAATGGGCCAACTCGACCGGGAAGGCAGTTCCATTACAGAGGGCATTGGCCAAGGGCGGATTACTGCCAACATGGAAGGAGTGCCGATGGATGATGCGATCCGCATCGATGACCAGGAAGCGGTACGGGTGGTGTATCAGCTTTTGAAAAAAGATGGATTATTTATGGGAGGGTCCGTGGGCATTAATGTGGGAGCTGCCTACGCCCTTGCGAAGAAAATGGGACCTGGCCATACCATTGTGACGGTGCTATGTGATGGTGGCGCCCGCTATCAGTCGCGTCTATTTAATCCTGAATGGCTCGCCAGCAAGGGTCTCGTGGTTGATGTTTAA
- the btpA gene encoding photosystem I biogenesis protein btpA: MDLKTIFQTENPILGVVHLLPLPTSARWGGDLRQVMDRAEQEATALAAGGIDGIIVENFFDAPFTKDRVDPATISAMTLIMDRLAGLVTVPLGINVLRNDAKSAMAIAACTGAQFIRVNVLTGVMATDQGLIEGNAYELLKYRRELDADIAILADVLVKHAHPLSTPDLTAAIHDTVERGLADAVILSGWATGHPPKMDDIKDARENAGDTPILIGSGATWENIGNLLQVADGAIVASSLKRHGKLSEPIDPLRVSQFMESAHQGIKIRQMRQKQFA; the protein is encoded by the coding sequence GTGGATCTTAAAACTATTTTCCAGACCGAAAATCCCATCCTTGGCGTTGTTCACCTGTTGCCTTTGCCTACTTCTGCCCGTTGGGGGGGGGATCTCCGTCAGGTGATGGACCGGGCCGAACAGGAAGCAACGGCCTTGGCTGCTGGGGGGATTGACGGGATTATTGTTGAGAATTTTTTTGATGCGCCCTTCACAAAAGACCGGGTTGATCCTGCCACCATCAGTGCGATGACCTTGATTATGGATCGTCTAGCAGGGTTGGTGACAGTACCCCTGGGGATTAATGTATTGCGCAATGATGCGAAAAGTGCCATGGCGATCGCCGCCTGTACGGGGGCCCAATTTATTCGCGTCAATGTGCTCACTGGGGTCATGGCCACCGACCAGGGTTTGATTGAAGGCAATGCCTACGAACTGCTGAAATATCGCCGGGAACTGGATGCAGATATCGCAATCCTCGCCGACGTTTTGGTGAAACATGCCCATCCTCTCAGTACCCCCGATTTAACCGCGGCAATCCATGACACCGTAGAGCGGGGTTTAGCTGATGCGGTGATTCTTTCTGGGTGGGCCACAGGTCACCCACCGAAAATGGACGATATTAAAGATGCCCGGGAAAATGCCGGCGATACCCCGATTTTAATTGGCAGTGGAGCTACCTGGGAAAATATTGGTAATCTGTTGCAGGTGGCAGATGGGGCGATTGTTGCCAGTTCTCTCAAGCGCCATGGCAAACTCAGTGAGCCAATCGATCCCCTGCGAGTTTCTCAGTTTATGGAGTCGGCCCACCAGGGCATCAAAATTCGCCAGATGCGCCAGAAACAATTTGCTTAA
- a CDS encoding hypothetical protein (conserved hypothetical protein): MVRRRSQPWIHQWSRPIIGAIATIGFLLTSYLTISKLLGSEVACGVETAATTGCSDVLSSPYAFVFGLPLSLFGAIAYLAMAGFALAPLAIDPEENKKLRNKYEDWTWLFLLIGATAMSLFSGYLMYILFAKIGGVCLYCITSATFSVAFLILTLLGRFWDDWGEVLLTVFVVGIITALGTLGLYNSIERNIQSNIPVFNDQGQELITPAPNRAPQPPTGWEITTTSGPAEIALAEHLTAIGAKEYGAYWCPHCYDQKQLFGKEAFAAVNYIECAPDGANAQPEVCSAAGLEGFPTWEINGERYSGTQSLSRLAELSGYEGPTEFKYALPR; encoded by the coding sequence ATGGTACGCCGACGTTCTCAACCTTGGATTCATCAATGGTCTCGCCCAATTATCGGGGCGATCGCCACCATTGGTTTTCTGCTCACCAGCTATTTGACCATCTCTAAATTGCTGGGCTCAGAGGTGGCCTGTGGCGTTGAAACAGCGGCCACCACCGGCTGTAGTGATGTGCTCTCCAGCCCCTATGCCTTTGTTTTTGGCCTCCCCTTGTCTCTCTTTGGGGCGATCGCCTATCTGGCCATGGCCGGATTTGCCCTTGCCCCCCTGGCGATCGACCCAGAAGAAAACAAAAAACTCCGCAATAAATACGAAGATTGGACTTGGCTCTTTTTATTGATTGGCGCCACGGCCATGAGCCTCTTTAGTGGCTATCTGATGTATATCCTGTTTGCCAAAATTGGTGGGGTCTGTCTCTATTGCATCACTTCAGCGACTTTTTCTGTCGCATTTCTCATCCTCACCCTCCTGGGCCGCTTTTGGGATGATTGGGGCGAAGTGCTCCTGACTGTCTTTGTGGTCGGTATTATCACTGCCCTCGGCACCTTGGGACTCTACAACAGCATTGAACGCAACATCCAAAGCAATATTCCGGTATTCAATGACCAGGGCCAAGAGCTCATTACTCCGGCACCAAACCGCGCCCCCCAGCCCCCCACTGGTTGGGAAATAACCACCACTTCCGGCCCCGCTGAAATCGCGCTTGCTGAACACCTTACGGCCATCGGCGCCAAAGAATACGGCGCTTACTGGTGTCCCCACTGCTATGACCAAAAGCAACTGTTTGGGAAAGAAGCCTTTGCCGCGGTGAACTACATCGAATGTGCCCCCGATGGGGCCAACGCCCAGCCAGAAGTTTGTTCGGCAGCTGGATTAGAAGGATTTCCTACCTGGGAGATCAATGGCGAACGTTATTCTGGAACTCAATCTCTCTCCCGCTTAGCGGAGCTTTCCGGTTATGAGGGGCCCACTGAGTTTAAATATGCCCTACCCCGCTAA
- a CDS encoding voltage gated chloride channel — translation MASVRNWWIFRSLGQYSLNNNYLLIEACLIGVISGVSALVLKGGIGFLGSYRVALSNQYGAWLILPLFGVVCGGLAGYLLDKFSPEAQGGGVPQVKVALAQFPIAMDWKVALTKSIGTILVLGGGLTLGRRGPSVHIGAALAGQLSRWLPTTPNHRRQMIAAGAAAGLAAGFNTPIAGVLFVVEELMRDMSGLTLETAIVASFTGAVVSRWFGTSDLNLPKELLTAAYQSNFYLVEIPWYLLLGALAGGLGALFNRGVLMVLAFNRRLHWGLGGQMAIAGGLSGMVISCLPTFFRDNAGLRDFLLTADMGWQMMAIAFIAHFFLSLIAYGSGAPGGLFAPTLVLGTALGYLVGSGAEALIPEATQYTYALAGMGAFFTGVARVPVTAIVIVFELTTDFNLVLPLMLASVTAFIVAESIFKGSIYEYLLEASGIHLEEQKNPRVLTNLTAAQVMQPEVETLESHLYLTDLIPILSASPHRGFPVLDRGKLVGVVTQGDLAQMAPQGNKLTVAQVMQRRVITVSPTASLGDVLYLLNRYQISRLPVVDNGELRGIITRSDIIRAEAQELLGRNYRGGQRTPSYCVYQTHTTDNHQRKLWVAIANPTTAEALITFAAAIAQEKNAMVYCLNVVQVSSAYPLTDAHVNTYPERHLMEKLERLGETLGISIHTQVILAYDVAGAILQEISSKDEGLILGWQGDRLQGGQLFGSVMEYLVKKVPCDVILVKTSHAHPLKLQDSPAKIRALFPIGGGPNVARAQEFVPALLRLSPEVNRYALPSQICLCQVYQPQQCPQQFPLILKMKQSLRTRVGMPIIPLPIRSQNVADSLIRLIKEETYDLIILGASRESLLQQALHGNIPEAIAKGTNRTVVIIRGALEVTDPA, via the coding sequence ATGGCATCTGTGCGAAATTGGTGGATTTTTCGGTCCTTAGGGCAATATAGCCTCAACAATAATTATTTATTAATTGAAGCTTGTCTCATCGGTGTCATCTCTGGGGTATCGGCCCTAGTGCTCAAAGGCGGCATCGGCTTTTTGGGAAGTTATCGGGTCGCCTTAAGTAATCAGTATGGGGCCTGGTTGATTCTGCCCCTATTTGGGGTGGTCTGTGGTGGACTGGCCGGGTATCTGTTAGACAAATTTTCTCCAGAAGCTCAGGGGGGCGGGGTTCCCCAGGTAAAGGTTGCCCTGGCCCAGTTCCCGATCGCCATGGACTGGAAGGTGGCGCTCACCAAATCGATCGGTACGATTTTGGTGTTGGGGGGTGGCCTGACCCTCGGTCGCCGTGGTCCTAGCGTCCACATCGGCGCGGCCCTGGCAGGGCAATTGAGTCGGTGGCTCCCCACCACCCCCAACCACCGGCGGCAAATGATTGCGGCGGGGGCAGCGGCGGGTCTGGCGGCAGGTTTTAATACTCCTATTGCCGGGGTACTGTTCGTCGTCGAAGAACTGATGCGAGATATGTCTGGCCTGACCCTCGAAACGGCAATTGTCGCCTCCTTTACGGGGGCGGTCGTATCTCGTTGGTTTGGCACGTCTGACTTGAATTTACCCAAGGAACTGCTGACAGCCGCCTACCAGAGTAATTTTTACCTGGTCGAAATTCCTTGGTATTTGCTCTTGGGGGCACTGGCCGGGGGCTTAGGCGCTCTGTTTAACCGGGGTGTTTTGATGGTGTTGGCCTTTAACCGTCGACTCCATTGGGGTCTAGGGGGGCAGATGGCGATCGCTGGTGGTCTTTCGGGCATGGTGATTTCCTGCTTACCCACCTTTTTTCGAGACAATGCCGGCTTGCGAGACTTTCTCCTCACGGCGGACATGGGCTGGCAGATGATGGCGATCGCCTTTATCGCGCATTTTTTCTTGAGCCTAATTGCCTATGGATCTGGAGCACCGGGGGGACTTTTTGCACCGACATTAGTGTTGGGTACAGCCCTTGGCTATTTAGTGGGCAGCGGGGCAGAAGCATTGATCCCAGAGGCGACCCAATATACCTATGCCCTAGCGGGTATGGGGGCTTTTTTTACGGGAGTGGCCCGGGTTCCCGTGACGGCGATCGTGATTGTTTTTGAACTCACGACAGACTTTAACTTAGTTTTGCCCCTGATGCTTGCTTCGGTGACAGCCTTTATTGTGGCAGAAAGCATTTTTAAAGGATCTATCTATGAATATCTCCTTGAGGCGAGCGGTATCCATTTAGAAGAGCAAAAAAACCCCCGGGTTTTGACAAATTTAACGGCGGCTCAGGTCATGCAACCGGAGGTGGAAACCCTTGAAAGCCATTTGTATTTGACGGATCTGATTCCTATTCTGTCCGCTTCACCCCACCGGGGATTTCCGGTTTTGGATCGAGGGAAACTTGTCGGGGTTGTTACCCAGGGAGATTTAGCGCAAATGGCCCCCCAGGGGAACAAGCTCACAGTGGCCCAAGTGATGCAGCGGCGGGTGATTACTGTTTCCCCAACTGCATCCCTCGGTGATGTGCTGTACCTGCTCAATCGCTACCAAATCTCTCGTTTACCCGTGGTTGACAATGGCGAATTGCGGGGGATTATCACGCGGTCAGATATTATCCGTGCCGAGGCCCAGGAGCTCCTAGGGAGAAATTATCGTGGGGGTCAGCGGACGCCTTCTTACTGCGTGTATCAAACCCACACCACCGATAATCATCAACGAAAGCTCTGGGTGGCGATCGCCAATCCGACGACAGCAGAAGCACTGATTACCTTTGCAGCAGCCATTGCCCAGGAAAAAAATGCCATGGTGTATTGCCTCAATGTTGTCCAGGTTTCCAGCGCTTATCCCCTAACTGATGCCCATGTGAATACTTACCCAGAACGGCATTTGATGGAAAAACTAGAGCGGCTGGGGGAAACCCTCGGAATTTCGATCCATACCCAGGTGATCTTGGCCTATGATGTGGCCGGCGCCATTCTCCAGGAAATTTCCAGTAAAGATGAAGGTTTAATTCTCGGTTGGCAAGGCGATCGCCTCCAAGGGGGGCAACTATTTGGCAGTGTGATGGAATATCTCGTTAAGAAAGTCCCCTGTGATGTGATTTTGGTTAAAACCAGCCATGCCCACCCCCTCAAGCTCCAGGACTCTCCGGCGAAAATTCGCGCTCTTTTTCCCATTGGTGGCGGCCCCAATGTGGCCCGGGCCCAAGAGTTTGTCCCCGCCCTATTGCGTCTTTCTCCAGAGGTAAACCGTTATGCTCTACCTTCTCAAATTTGCCTTTGTCAGGTATATCAGCCCCAACAGTGCCCCCAGCAGTTTCCTTTGATCTTAAAAATGAAACAATCCCTACGCACCCGGGTAGGGATGCCAATTATCCCTCTGCCAATCCGCTCCCAAAACGTCGCTGATAGCTTAATTCGTCTAATTAAAGAAGAAACTTATGATCTGATCATTTTAGGCGCTAGTCGGGAAAGCCTGCTACAACAAGCACTCCATGGCAACATTCCTGAGGCGATCGCCAAAGGGACGAATCGCACGGTGGTGATCATCCGGGGTGCCCTAGAGGTGACGGATCCAGCGTGA
- a CDS encoding glycosyl transferase, group 2 family protein has protein sequence MAKQPWQTDENHDPLGALWDELTDPEVAEAEFRSDFFQGLGGRRKKSAFMLSLVWAIAFLLHSVSWGATAVFGATGLLFIQAIRLISAKPDLEPMPLSEAQLATAPIVSLIASAKNEEAVIARLVHNLCQLDYPTEKCEVWLIDDASTDRTAQILDQLAMEYPQLKVIHRLPNAGGGKSGALNEVLSQTQGEIIAVFDADATVPPDFLHHVVPMFADETVGAIQVRKAIANEALNFWTKGQATEMILDSYFQQQRIALGGIGELRGNGQFVRRAALDQCGGWNEETITDDLDLTIRLHLDHWKIGFLLNPAVNEEGVTGAIALWHQRSRWAEGGYQRYLDYWRYFSNQRLGFGKKVDLFSFILMQYLLPTAAIPDFVFAILRGHFPILAPLTGLALSLSFWAMLQGNLRVYKNQPWSWQKVFKIVSACGITTVYMLHWMVVMPITTARMSVRPKQLKWVKTTHQGEEENLVSQS, from the coding sequence ATGGCAAAGCAACCTTGGCAGACCGATGAAAACCATGATCCCCTTGGGGCTCTCTGGGATGAACTGACCGATCCAGAGGTAGCCGAAGCGGAATTTCGGAGTGATTTCTTCCAGGGTTTAGGGGGACGTCGGAAAAAGTCGGCATTTATGTTGAGCCTTGTTTGGGCGATCGCCTTCTTACTCCACAGCGTTAGTTGGGGGGCTACCGCCGTGTTCGGAGCGACGGGACTACTGTTTATCCAAGCGATCCGCCTTATCAGTGCAAAGCCTGATCTAGAGCCCATGCCCCTATCAGAAGCACAATTGGCAACGGCACCGATTGTTTCGCTGATTGCCTCGGCGAAGAATGAAGAGGCAGTGATCGCCCGTCTAGTACATAATCTCTGCCAATTAGATTACCCGACTGAGAAATGTGAAGTCTGGTTAATCGATGATGCCAGCACCGATAGAACGGCCCAAATTCTTGACCAGTTAGCGATGGAATATCCCCAACTCAAGGTCATCCATCGGCTACCCAATGCCGGTGGTGGTAAATCTGGAGCCCTCAACGAAGTCTTGTCTCAAACCCAGGGAGAAATCATTGCCGTTTTTGATGCTGATGCCACAGTGCCGCCGGACTTTTTACATCATGTAGTACCAATGTTTGCTGATGAAACGGTGGGTGCCATTCAGGTGCGCAAGGCGATCGCCAATGAAGCATTAAATTTCTGGACAAAAGGCCAAGCGACCGAAATGATCCTCGATAGCTACTTTCAGCAGCAGCGAATTGCCCTGGGCGGTATCGGTGAACTGCGGGGCAATGGCCAGTTTGTCCGCCGGGCCGCCCTCGATCAATGTGGTGGCTGGAATGAAGAAACCATTACCGATGATCTCGATTTAACCATCCGGCTCCACCTGGATCATTGGAAAATTGGCTTTTTACTTAACCCCGCCGTCAATGAAGAAGGGGTAACCGGGGCGATCGCCCTCTGGCACCAGCGCAGCCGTTGGGCCGAAGGGGGCTATCAGCGCTACCTCGACTACTGGCGCTATTTCTCGAACCAACGTTTAGGGTTTGGCAAAAAAGTCGATTTATTTTCTTTTATCTTGATGCAATATTTGCTTCCCACCGCTGCCATTCCTGATTTTGTGTTTGCAATCCTCCGGGGCCACTTCCCGATCCTCGCGCCCCTAACAGGTTTAGCCCTCTCCCTATCTTTTTGGGCGATGTTACAGGGGAATTTACGTGTCTACAAAAACCAACCCTGGAGTTGGCAAAAAGTCTTCAAGATTGTTTCTGCCTGCGGTATCACCACGGTTTATATGCTCCATTGGATGGTTGTAATGCCGATTACCACAGCACGGATGTCAGTGCGCCCCAAACAGCTCAAATGGGTTAAAACAACGCACCAAGGGGAAGAAGAAAATCTGGTATCCCAGTCTTAG
- a CDS encoding hypothetical protein (conserved hypothetical protein): protein MSAIAVLCTLNCAMTPVVAEASIAQTQDAAIAQLPGGVAAQEIELTEETEYDAIQIQDRSGEQQQFSLDSAPLPEEASDNPASVMTEASEEPESATIAADLENVAPEAAPPSISILEVLSDRQEYNEQTQVVTATGNVIVRFREAVLSADQLRVNLDSKLAIATGNVSLRRGQQLLRGEQFTYFFVQNRGTIQQAEGEVSRATLDQDLSPQPTNFGVTRNPAVLLNERLLLSQPATDIVGEEILRVTLGRNQDIDRLIFGNSEISNNRSELEQLRFRADELEFFDDRWEAKNVRITNDPFSPPELQLVAETASYQMDELVTTQTRLVIDETISLPVFPRTVQFGEASTGAFGFLPLGYDDENRGGLFLQRPFTPYRSAQGRWRVTPQYLLQKALFPDMIESNRDDEDAGKPLSPGVFALSSDFRYRFNPRLAFTARGFLDSLRLSDLENNLRMNLRLEQKLGDLDNPFRLSQEFNYRNRLFNGSLGFQRVQRSLGIVLRSPRYRLGDSGFGLDFQASIQNIEADTDRPELLEPGVSQDEISLTRYQGALNLDHRLPLWRGEPLPSTRLEGLRYSPRPVVPYISLVTGFQGVGTSYSSGDRQNVLRGRIGLEGQFGHFADNSLDYTGFNISYSNSFLSDELSPFLFDRAVDQRTLEFGLTQQIYGPLRAGFQTAINLDSKEAISTDYFLEYSRRTHSVSLRYNPVLEIGSINFTINGFNWSGSTDPFVNQEVRSVNDGVIP, encoded by the coding sequence ATGTCTGCGATCGCCGTTCTTTGTACCTTGAATTGTGCCATGACCCCTGTGGTAGCGGAGGCATCAATCGCTCAGACCCAAGATGCGGCGATCGCCCAATTGCCTGGTGGAGTCGCTGCCCAAGAAATTGAATTAACAGAAGAAACCGAGTATGACGCGATCCAAATCCAAGATCGCAGTGGTGAGCAACAGCAGTTCTCCCTCGACTCCGCCCCCCTGCCGGAAGAAGCGTCTGACAACCCTGCATCGGTGATGACAGAAGCATCCGAGGAGCCTGAATCAGCGACCATAGCTGCTGATCTTGAAAATGTGGCGCCAGAAGCAGCACCGCCATCTATATCTATCCTTGAAGTGTTGAGCGATCGCCAGGAATATAACGAGCAAACCCAGGTGGTGACAGCGACCGGCAATGTCATTGTGCGATTTCGAGAAGCGGTACTCAGCGCCGATCAACTGCGGGTAAACCTCGATAGTAAATTGGCGATCGCCACGGGGAATGTATCTCTCCGACGTGGTCAACAGTTGCTGCGCGGCGAGCAGTTTACTTATTTCTTCGTGCAAAATCGAGGCACCATTCAACAGGCAGAGGGAGAAGTGTCTCGGGCTACCCTAGACCAAGATCTCAGCCCCCAACCTACAAATTTTGGTGTGACTCGTAACCCGGCAGTACTCCTGAACGAACGCCTCCTCCTCAGTCAACCAGCGACAGATATTGTGGGGGAAGAAATTCTACGGGTCACCCTGGGCAGAAACCAGGACATTGATCGGCTTATCTTTGGCAATAGCGAAATCTCAAACAACCGCAGTGAGCTTGAGCAACTCCGTTTTCGGGCCGATGAACTGGAATTTTTTGATGATCGCTGGGAAGCCAAGAATGTCCGGATTACCAATGATCCTTTTTCGCCGCCAGAATTACAGTTGGTGGCGGAAACCGCTTCTTATCAGATGGATGAACTGGTCACCACCCAAACGAGGCTCGTCATTGACGAGACAATTTCGCTCCCAGTATTCCCACGCACTGTCCAGTTTGGTGAAGCATCAACGGGGGCATTTGGGTTTCTCCCCCTTGGGTATGATGACGAAAATCGAGGCGGTTTATTTTTGCAACGACCTTTTACGCCATATCGCAGCGCCCAGGGCCGCTGGAGAGTGACCCCCCAATATCTCCTGCAAAAAGCCCTTTTCCCTGACATGATTGAGTCCAACCGTGACGACGAAGATGCCGGAAAACCCTTGTCACCGGGAGTCTTTGCCCTTTCTAGTGATTTTAGATACCGGTTCAACCCCCGACTGGCTTTCACAGCACGGGGTTTTCTCGATAGTTTGAGGCTGAGTGATTTAGAAAATAACCTCAGAATGAATCTGCGCCTTGAACAAAAACTAGGTGATCTCGACAATCCTTTTCGTCTGAGTCAGGAATTTAACTACCGGAATCGCCTCTTTAATGGCTCCCTAGGTTTTCAGCGAGTCCAGCGAAGTCTGGGGATTGTCTTGCGATCGCCCCGTTACCGCCTAGGAGATTCCGGCTTTGGGTTAGATTTCCAAGCCAGTATCCAAAACATTGAAGCGGATACCGACCGACCAGAACTTCTCGAACCAGGAGTGAGCCAAGACGAGATTAGTCTCACTCGCTACCAAGGTGCCCTAAACCTTGACCACCGTTTACCGCTTTGGCGTGGCGAGCCATTGCCATCAACGCGCCTAGAAGGGCTACGCTACAGTCCGCGTCCAGTGGTGCCCTATATTTCCCTAGTGACCGGTTTCCAAGGGGTTGGCACGAGTTACAGTAGTGGCGATCGCCAAAATGTGCTCCGGGGCAGAATTGGCCTGGAGGGTCAATTTGGTCACTTTGCAGACAATAGCCTAGATTACACGGGCTTTAATATCAGCTACAGCAACAGTTTTCTCAGTGACGAACTATCACCTTTTTTGTTTGACCGGGCCGTTGACCAACGCACCCTCGAATTTGGCCTCACGCAACAAATCTATGGGCCTCTCCGGGCCGGGTTTCAGACAGCGATTAACCTCGACAGCAAAGAAGCGATTAGTACTGACTATTTTCTGGAATATAGCCGCCGCACCCATAGTGTTTCATTACGTTATAACCCAGTACTAGAGATCGGCTCAATCAATTTCACGATTAACGGCTTTAACTGGAGCGGTTCTACAGATCCATTTGTCAATCAAGAAGTCCGCTCCGTTAATGATGGCGTCATTCCCTAG
- the surE_1 gene encoding acid phosphatase SurE encodes MTPAAPLNLLVSNDDGISALGIRTLANTLAAAGHQVTVVCPDRERSATGHGLTLHRPIRSEIVEGIFDPKVTAWACSGTPSDCVKFALSAVLKNRPDFVLSGINHGANLGTDVLYSGTVSAAMEGLLEGIPSLAFSLADYTSHNFQPAANFAVKFLQQLLAKQHQLAIAGVGKGAPVFLNVNVPNLSQEDIAGVKITRQGLRRYTEQFQKRQDPRGKTYYWLAGEVVEELPQPDEPNIPLDFPTDVEAIAAGYITVTPLQYVMNDLYRIQSLSQEDWQV; translated from the coding sequence ATGACACCTGCTGCTCCCCTGAATTTATTAGTCAGTAATGACGATGGCATCTCTGCCCTAGGGATTCGTACCCTCGCCAATACCCTTGCCGCCGCCGGCCATCAAGTGACCGTTGTTTGTCCTGACCGGGAGCGCTCTGCCACAGGTCATGGACTGACCCTCCACCGACCAATCCGCAGCGAAATCGTCGAAGGTATCTTTGACCCCAAGGTCACAGCCTGGGCTTGTTCTGGTACGCCTTCTGACTGCGTCAAGTTCGCTCTCAGTGCCGTCTTAAAAAACCGTCCAGACTTCGTCCTCTCTGGCATCAACCATGGGGCTAACCTGGGAACTGATGTGCTCTATTCGGGGACTGTTTCTGCGGCCATGGAAGGTTTGTTAGAGGGCATCCCTAGTCTTGCCTTTAGCCTGGCAGACTATACCAGCCACAATTTTCAGCCCGCTGCTAATTTTGCTGTGAAGTTTCTCCAGCAACTCCTGGCGAAACAGCACCAATTGGCGATCGCTGGCGTTGGCAAAGGGGCCCCCGTGTTTCTGAACGTCAATGTGCCAAATTTATCCCAGGAAGATATTGCTGGCGTAAAAATCACACGTCAAGGTCTGCGTCGTTACACGGAGCAATTTCAAAAGCGCCAAGATCCGCGCGGCAAAACCTACTACTGGCTCGCAGGGGAAGTGGTCGAGGAACTCCCCCAACCAGATGAGCCAAATATTCCCCTCGATTTTCCGACAGATGTGGAGGCGATCGCCGCTGGCTATATCACCGTTACGCCCCTGCAATATGTAATGAATGACCTCTACCGTATCCAGAGCCTATCCCAGGAAGATTGGCAAGTCTAG